The following are from one region of the Salicibibacter kimchii genome:
- a CDS encoding DUF1850 domain-containing protein → MRNILLFLQGRRGIFLLFLAILLLLIVFWEQTPKLQVVATETDDVLFEEEIQPGDTFYHEYIHSVMKTPIREVFEINDDFEVVPKETWTKAFGAGIPYESNETIRKEDGFYVIPDDGRVVEELRLIPSNLYTHTFQFKDERLYLSEMEENNRRVMIHVQGG, encoded by the coding sequence ATGAGGAACATCCTTCTCTTTTTGCAAGGGAGAAGAGGAATCTTCCTCCTCTTCCTTGCTATCCTTCTTTTGTTGATCGTCTTCTGGGAGCAAACACCGAAGTTACAAGTGGTCGCTACAGAGACCGATGACGTCTTATTCGAAGAAGAGATTCAGCCGGGAGATACATTTTACCATGAATATATTCATTCGGTGATGAAAACGCCGATTCGGGAAGTTTTTGAGATTAATGATGATTTTGAAGTCGTCCCGAAAGAAACGTGGACCAAGGCCTTTGGTGCAGGCATCCCCTATGAATCCAACGAGACGATCCGTAAAGAGGATGGCTTTTACGTCATTCCCGATGATGGCAGAGTCGTTGAAGAGTTACGATTAATCCCATCCAACCTCTACACACACACCTTTCAATTTAAAGATGAAAGGCTCTATTTATCGGAAATGGAAGAAAATAACCGACGTGT
- a CDS encoding TAXI family TRAP transporter solute-binding subunit: MKKILAKTLAIGSATVLLTACGDFEEELEILTGGEQGAYYPLGGQLSTLINENVEEYDASHFATSASVVNLNDIADDQGDLALTQNDTAYYAVNGDVDFEEPLEGFGGMATLYPEVIQIVATEASGIETVDDLEGMSVAVGDAGSGTEVVSQQILEAHGITYDDITVEYQDFENAADGLQDENIDAALMVAGAPTGAIEALAAQQDITMVDVDEAVAGELIEEYPYYTEHELEEGLYNDEDDTVSTLAVQAMLVAHDELDDEIVYEVMEVIFDNTDSFETAHESGSYIDLETAEEGMPIDLHPGAEQFFEDQ, translated from the coding sequence ATGAAAAAAATACTGGCCAAGACACTTGCCATCGGTTCAGCCACGGTACTGCTTACCGCTTGCGGTGATTTCGAGGAAGAACTTGAAATTCTCACAGGTGGTGAACAGGGCGCTTATTATCCATTGGGGGGCCAACTTTCCACATTAATTAATGAAAACGTGGAAGAGTACGATGCTTCGCATTTTGCCACGAGCGCTTCAGTCGTAAACTTGAACGATATTGCTGATGACCAGGGTGACCTTGCTTTAACGCAAAATGATACCGCTTACTATGCCGTCAACGGGGACGTTGACTTTGAAGAACCATTGGAAGGGTTTGGCGGAATGGCTACCCTTTATCCGGAAGTCATTCAGATTGTAGCCACTGAGGCCTCCGGTATTGAAACCGTTGATGATTTGGAGGGCATGAGCGTCGCCGTCGGGGACGCAGGTTCGGGGACCGAAGTCGTTTCCCAACAAATTCTTGAAGCCCACGGCATTACGTATGATGATATTACGGTAGAATACCAAGACTTTGAAAACGCTGCCGATGGCTTGCAGGATGAGAATATTGATGCTGCGCTAATGGTTGCGGGAGCCCCGACGGGTGCCATTGAAGCGTTGGCTGCCCAACAGGATATTACAATGGTTGACGTTGATGAAGCTGTAGCTGGCGAACTGATTGAAGAATACCCGTATTATACCGAGCATGAGCTTGAAGAAGGTTTGTACAATGATGAGGACGATACAGTGAGCACGCTGGCTGTGCAAGCCATGCTCGTCGCCCATGACGAATTGGATGATGAAATTGTTTACGAGGTGATGGAAGTAATCTTTGACAACACAGATAGTTTCGAAACCGCTCATGAGTCCGGTAGTTATATTGATCTCGAAACCGCAGAGGAAGGCATGCCGATTGATTTGCATCCGGGTGCTGAACAATTCTTTGAAGATCAATAG
- a CDS encoding LysR family transcriptional regulator, with translation MNLLSFRYFMEVADTLNFSEASKRLHVSQPGLSQQISSLEKEIGFKLLKRTTRQVSLTEEGAYLYEQLYPSFHKIEGLIKEVVESKKIPQATARISSVPSAASIWLPKLLKKMQAKLDTVELYIEETTSAQAIEAIKKQQSHLAFIRTPADLNELRNMDIAALELSKHPLLAVLSKNHPLANETAIDLKALKEEPFIHYHPKNSPSLYYLLERACLEASFVPNTLCVGPELRTIENLISHEIGVTLMPADMADVMTEAHVTSIPIAGEDYMSSISLIWEETPYTPFITKDLIAIAKKEFPYFKHQ, from the coding sequence ATGAATCTTTTATCGTTTCGTTATTTTATGGAAGTCGCCGACACGCTAAATTTCAGCGAAGCGTCCAAACGGTTGCATGTGAGCCAACCCGGTTTAAGTCAGCAAATCTCCTCATTGGAAAAAGAAATCGGCTTTAAATTGCTGAAAAGAACGACGCGACAAGTGTCCCTGACGGAAGAAGGCGCCTATCTTTACGAACAATTATATCCATCTTTCCATAAAATTGAAGGCCTTATTAAGGAAGTCGTTGAATCTAAAAAAATTCCACAAGCAACGGCAAGGATATCATCCGTCCCATCAGCGGCCAGCATCTGGCTTCCAAAATTGCTGAAAAAAATGCAAGCGAAGCTTGATACGGTTGAGTTATATATTGAAGAAACGACATCAGCGCAGGCCATCGAAGCAATAAAAAAACAACAAAGCCACCTCGCTTTTATTCGTACGCCTGCGGATTTAAATGAACTTCGGAATATGGATATCGCTGCATTGGAGCTTAGCAAACATCCGTTGTTGGCCGTCCTGTCCAAGAACCACCCGTTGGCCAACGAAACAGCCATTGATTTGAAAGCGCTTAAAGAGGAGCCTTTTATTCACTATCATCCAAAAAATTCACCATCGCTTTACTATTTATTAGAAAGAGCTTGTCTCGAAGCAAGTTTTGTGCCAAACACCCTGTGTGTAGGTCCTGAATTGCGGACGATTGAAAACTTGATTAGCCATGAAATCGGCGTCACGCTAATGCCTGCTGATATGGCCGATGTCATGACAGAAGCGCATGTAACATCCATCCCTATCGCGGGTGAAGACTACATGAGTTCCATCTCACTGATTTGGGAGGAAACGCCTTACACCCCTTTTATTACGAAAGATCTAATCGCCATTGCAAAAAAAGAATTTCCTTATTTTAAGCATCAATAG